DNA from Eucalyptus grandis isolate ANBG69807.140 chromosome 5, ASM1654582v1, whole genome shotgun sequence:
CTTATGCTCTTATTGCTGCTCAAAATGCATATTAGACTGTGTATGGTGAAGGGAAAAACATATCGACCACTTTTGCTATGAACTTTCTTATTACTTCTTGACTTTGGCTTGATTTATTTCTAAGCAGGTTAGGAAGTATATCAGGGAAATTTTGAAACCCGGAATGCTAATGACTGACTTATGTGAGACCTTAGAGAACACGGTTCGTAAGCTAATATCTGAAAATGGTTTGCAAGCAGGGATTGCTTTCCCTACAGGATGCTCTTTAAATTGGTATAGTGATGGCTTTTGTGTTCAACTTTACTTGATTTTGTTGGATGTATCTTCTTTCTCACTTCCTCTCTTTTTAGGGTTGCTGCTCACTGGACTCCAAATACGGGAGATAAGACTGTGCTTCAGTATGATGATGTGATGAAGTTGGACTTTGGGACTCATGTTGATGGTAATTTTATTGAGTTTGTTTAGCGAAACTTCTTTTCGCTTGCTGCTTATATCTTAATTCATTTTTGCATGACTTGTATCGGTACCTTGCCTTACTGATCTTATCTCAAAAGTCTACTCAATTTGCAGGGCTTATAGTCGACTGTGCATTTACAGTGGCCTTTAATCCCATGTTTGATCCTCTGCTTGAAGCCTCCCGGGAAGCAACGAATGCTGGTATTAAGGTAATTCACACTTCCTGGACCGAGTCTCATTAGATATGAATTGAATCCATGACATATCGCATGGTTCCGTCTTGCTTTTGTTGATTCATCATAgatcaagttttgtttttactCACTTTTCTCAGCTCTAGAAAGGAGTGTGATGGTGAGAGAGTTATTGCTGTACCTGGCTGTGTTTAAAGGATAATATTTTTATGGCATTTTTCCTTCCTAATCCATAGGAAGCATCAGGCAGAATTTCATTGCATGAGATGGATTCATCATCTCTCTTCAAGATCTAGACATGTCAATCATAACCTATGGTTTTATAGGAATCTGGAATAGACGTTCGTCTTTGTGATGTTGGTGCTGCAATCCAAGAGGTCATGGAGTCATACGAAGTTGAAATTAATGGAAAGACTTTTCAAGGTACTTCCCTTACTCAGGTAGTTGCGTAGTTAAATGCAGTTCTTCCATTGCCATGAATGATGTGTGTTAATTTGGTTGGCTTGTTAGTTTATGCGGAGGAGTTGATTTGTGTGATGTTAACTCGATTGTACTTTGGTCTTCTCTGGCAGCTAAGATGTTTTTACAATGGTTTATCCTCGTaactcttcttttttggtttgtttAGGTTTAACAGTATGTGCTTCTGTCAATATATGAAGCATCACTATATCACTAATGCTCCCATTGCTTTGGTTGGTGCATTATTTAAGAATGTTATGGCAGACATTAATTAGGAAAACTGGAAAGTAACAAAGTGGTTTACTTTGCTAGGCTAATTACAACTACACTTTTCTAAGCATAACTGGTGTTATGTCCACTGAGGGACTCTTAGGCATCGTTTACATAGTTAATTGGTCAACTTCTGCTCATGTATGTGGGGAATtgtaaaaaaattgcaattgagtTTAAAGTTGAATATAGTGAGATCATTGCAGAATTGCTTGTTATGACGCCGAAATTATTGAACTAGTGGAATTGGACCCCTAAATTCGTTGCTCGTGGTGGTAATATGTCACTGTTTTGGTGCATATGTTCCTCTAAGGTGTGAGTTTGGcattatttgattttgttttcatccTATCTTGTGGAATATATTGACAAATACACTGATAAAGCTTTATGTTATATTTCCAAGTATGCCTTACAAAGCCAGTTATGGTCTTCTCATTTCTGCAGTTCCTTAAAGTGACTTCTGTTTTTCGTCATGCAAGAATTCTTATTATGAGGATCTGaactccatttctttttctttttcgaccCGCTGTAGCTCCAttcttactcttcttttcttggcctGCTTCTCTAGAGACATCTTTGTCTTAATTGCACTTATTCCTTTTGCTTATTCTGATGCCTTGCCCACATTAGTTCCTCTTAAGTATGTGGTCATTGCagtttaagaaattatttgttGATTGTAAGTGAAATTCCAATTATACATGTCTGCACTTCATTAAATTCTCTTAATGCCATGGATGTAATCTCTATGGACCCTTCAGTTCTCAAAACTGACTGAAGTGTGAAATTTCTTGATCATCTATATGATTTGATAGCTAATATTGATGCTTCATCCCACCTTTCTTTTTACTCTgtacaattttcattttcaaatcactttagtagactttgtaaagtcggTTTTCATAGTTGCCTTGATGTCTCATCACTAAAAGCATTTTTCTCAAGGCTTTTGCTTCTGCTCTGTATATTATTCGATTTTGATCTAACTTGTTGCCTTGGCATTAGCACAGGAActtaattttaagatttaagtTATAGACTTAGGAACAAATACTTTCCTAATGTTTGGATTATTGTATGACTTGTTGCAGTTAAGAGCATCCAGAACTTAAATGGACATAGCATCGGGCCCTATCAAATCCATCTGGAAAATCTGTGCCCATTGTGAAGGGAGGTGAGCAGACAAAAATGGAAGAGGGTGAATTTTTCGCTATTGAAACCTTTGGTTGGACAGGTAATCGCCTTTGCATTTAATGTAGGTTTATTATAAGTTTGTTTCAATGTCCTGTTAGGGGtaactttgttcttttgcagGAAAGGGATATGTAAGAGAAGACTTGGAGTGCAGCATTTACATGAAAAATTTTGATGTTGGCCACGTCCCGTTGAGGCTGCCCAGAGCAAAGCAACTCTTAGCAACAATTAATAAGAACTTCTCCACCTTAGCATTTTGCAGACGTTATTTAGACCGGTTGGGTGAGACCAAATATcttatggcattgaagaacttatGTGATGCTGGAATTGTGCAGgtgaaattgatttaatttgtttttattgaGTTTTTAGATGACATACCATTGGGCCAATTTTTTACATGCCCTTCACTAGACAGATGATGCACTGGTGTATAAATATTGGATTTTGTTCACATGCAGCCTTGTCCACCTCTTTGTGACGTCAAGGGAAGCTATGTCTCTCAGTTTGAGCATACCATCCTACTCCGGCCAACTTGCAAGGAGGTCATATCCAGAGGTGATGACTATTGATCTTCTGTATGTAACATGTCAGTGAATACCAAGAAGATAAAAAGGATTACATGTTAGCAAGATACCGTTTGGCATTTACTTTGATTTTGGGGTGTTGGATTTGTGTTTGTTTCCTGCGTCTCTCGTCTGAAAAAGATATTAAATGGTTCAAGATATATGATGATTCTTCTTCTGGAGTTGCTTCAGTGTTGGTTCTGTTGAACTGTTTGAGACATATTATGAGGTAGGGTAGTGGTAGAAAATTTGCTTAGAAGCAAGTTGTGCAGACTGTAACTTGCTTTAATAATTTACGATGTGGGGTGGACAGTGTTTACGGACATAACTTGGCTGACATCCCTTTATGTAAATACCATAATACTTTCATTGACATCCTTGGCTTGTAACAGGGATAAACATGTTCGACCTTGTTCTTAGCATTTTTTGAAACTTGAGGAAGCTTTGGGAATTTAGGGCTGCAGTTTAGTTCGTTAAAATTCTCTTGAAGTTTTTCTACTACTATCTTGGCAAACTTGCACAAGAGGCCATTGCACACGTAACCCTGCAGGCGGGAAATAAAATGAGCTTATGAATGGTGAGAAGTTCACATGTACTATTTGACCATAAAGCTTTCTATCTGATGGTAAGAAGTTCAATCACTGGGTTGCATTGGTTAAATCTTTAACTTGAGTTGAACAACAGTACAATGACACCCCTAATGCTAAGGGCCTTGGGTAATAGGCAAGAATGCACTGATCCCCGCCGAACTTCGCCAAGTTAGTTGGGTGTTTCATATAGCTGTTACCTCACTCGTGAATTTCACTGCAATGAATCTACATGTACTAACTGAAATCTAATTGGCAATTCACTATCCTCTTGCTTGCTTGGTGAAGATTTTATTCAATAAAAGGGATAATTTGTTCGCATCAATACGAGAGTCCAGCCTATTATTGGaatatattttgtaatttatattTCAGAGGAATTGATTGATCTTATTGCTACTCTATGCTTGAGAGCATAAGTGcaactttttttaaatgcaacatttaaagcGGATATAAATGTCAGAATAAGTGTCGTTGTACATACATTACTGTTAGATGTAAAAGAAAAgccaacaaaaaggaaaaggcataTATCGAATtgccaaaacaaaaacaaattatcTATGACACCAGAAATCGCAAGtcactttttgattttatttatttatttattttatgatggGTGGTGGAACAGCAAACATTTTGgtcaataaaatcatttttacaCGTAAAAAATAATCCagaattcaatttaatttcagaAACTACAAGACACACtagtattttcatttcaaagtgCTTCAACATGCCAAAATTAGACCAACACTTTTCACGAAAAACAACATAAATATTAACTTTCCATCAACTGAGAGCAACAAAATCCCAAGTATGCTGTGTTTACCACAAATTCTTAATATTCCAAAATTACGGAgattaataattccaaaatttcacAAAGCTTTGCTGCAGTAGGTGTTGTGGCTAGAGATGCTGAAAGTTCAGCTTGTAGGATGCCAGAGGCTTGATGATCCAAGCTGGGTCGATGCTTGCGAAGCAGAAATGTTGGGCTAAAGGGCACATAGGGATGGTTGCTCAAGTTGTTTCTACTGACATCATCAATTTCCACTAGTGCTGCAACTGGGAGCATAAAAAATGTGCTGTCAAGAGATTAACGCTAACAAGAATTTGTTCCATATATACGATTCCTTAGTGAGGTTAATGCATGTGCCAACTGGCTTGCAGTGCATACTGGGAAGAAGGATGTGTAATCAAAACTGGGATCTTGGTCCCTCATCCTATTTGCTCTTGTTATTTATTTCCGTTGTAACTTATTCTCATGCGTTTCAAATGAAGGAGTTATGAATTGTTTGTTCACCATCAATCAATTACACGTCAAGAAGGTACCGAGACCCACATAAAGAGTTACAATGATCGACACCAGGCTTGTCAATAGTAGAGTCGCGGACTATTTCTTCATCTGTGTTTCTCTCCCTTCCACCTATTTTCTCCCAATTTTCTGTTATGGGTGGTTCATCAAGGTCTCTTATCCAACATTGACTATAGAGCTAATTGAGAAAATTGTTAGATACTCTCTTTTGTGCAAACCATCTCTGTATATGCCGTTAAATATGAGACTCATATAATCTAAAGGCTCATATGAAGTGGACTAACGTAAATAGAGAGTACCTAAAAATAACACGACTAATTAATTTGAATGTCTCCAAATGCTGgcttatataaaaataatatttgtcgagtttatatgtggatgattgACCAAACCGTATCTAAAGAATTTTAGTACCGCCCATAATTACCAAAGGCATGATATGATCCGTGGGCCGTCAAATTGGAAGACAGAAGGAATGGGGATGTGAATCTCTCTCATGCATGAGTGCAGCATGAGATGGCATGGACCGGCAACGAATACAAAAGTCCTAATTCGGCTCACGTTGAAAGGACGAAAAATATTGGTTGAGTACCCCGTCAAGCTGGTTGCTCAATTTAATATCCAATATGACTCTGGCGATAGTTCAACGAAGAAGAAGGTTGCCCTCCCCAATAGATATTCCTCATAACAAACCAACTATAAGCAAAACATgcgaagaaaaaacaaagacatGGCACTAGTCGTGCGTTGTAGGCGCAGCTTTTGGCATAGTATAACTACAATATATTAATCAGCATGACTCGACTTAAAATGCAAAGGCTGTCATGAGACAAGGACAGGTCAAAGTCGTCCTAACACACCAGCTCCACCActccaatttcaatttcaaagtatGATCCGATAATTGATTGAAGCAATTCGCCTCTGCTCCACCAccaattctcttttcttcctcgtGACTCCGGTGGTGTGAAGGCGCACATGAATAAATAGATAGACGCAGAGAGAGATATCAGAGCAGGGGACAGAGACAAAGATGGCGGGTGGCAGTGACGGAGAGGAGACGAATTTGGAGTACACGCCGACGTGGGTGGTGGCAGTGGTGTGCAGTGTGATAGTTACTATTTCCCTTACTGTTGAGCGCCTCCTTCACTACACCGGCAAGGCATGCACTTAATCATCATCCCTTATGTTTGtaatctttttcttctatttccaGTTACAAGTGGTTGCTTTGCTGATCACCacctttgatttgatttttgatgacTCTTATTGCTCTGGCACACAGtatctgaagaaaaagaaacagaagccTCTTTTTGACTCCTTGCTTAAAGATCAAAGAAGGTTTCTTCGACCCTCCTCACCGTATGTTTATGGGGAAGGTCCACCAGCTAGCTAGTTTGGGTATAAACTGGGGATGGTTGTGTTTGTGATGGTGTGGAGTTGATGCTGCTGGGGTTTATATCACTGCTCCTCACGGTGTTCCAAAGTAGGATAAACACGATTTGCATATCCCAGCACTCGTCCAGCAAGTGGCTTCCCTGCAAGAAAGAAGATGATACTAGTACTACCCACTTCCAgacctctttctcttctttcactTCTGGGAATGCACGCCGACTTCTCGCCGAAGCATCGGCCTCCACTGATCACTGTGCTCAACAGGTCTCCTCTTCCTGCTGATATCAATTCTGTTGCTTCTTCTCTATCGTGTCCAGTCTCTTCCCATCAGACACTACCATAATAGAATGACCCTCATTATATCTGGTGTTCAGCTTAGTTTCACTCCTGTACCCATGTTCAGGATGAGGACCTTTGAGATCCGTGATTCCAAATTATGATCAAGCTCAAGCCACTAGTTGTACCTGAACCTGACACCAATGTCTGGAAAAAACCACACGACTTCCTGGCTCTTCTCTGCATTCCGGAAGTATTCTAAACCGTTTGAAGTTCCAAATTTATGATAACTATCGAAGTACTGCCTTAATTGCATTATCTCAAACAAACAACAGTAATAGCGTTGAGCGTCACTGACGATATTTTGCCTATACAATTTCTACTCCCTGTAACATTACCATGCCAGAACTCAGTGGAAGAATTCTAACTGTTGTGCCTTAAATTGACATTGCAGGGGAAGGTCCCATTGTTATCTGCAACAGCACTCCACCATCTACATATCTTTATCTTTGTGCTGGTAATCGTGCACGTGACTATGTCTGCACTCACAATTCTGTTTGCCGGCACAAAGGTGTAATGCCCATTTATCATTTCTCTTATCAATCTTTGGGAAACCTTGGCCCGATATGGTTATGCCTCCTGCAACTATGCCTTTCTTCACCTTTCCTTGCGATTTCTGTAGATACGTCAGTGGAAGCCCTGGGAGGATGCcttgcaaaagaaagaatatgatTCGGAAGAGGGTACTGTTTTCCTGACTGAGTTCCCTTGACAGTGTTacagtttttttcttcttacacTTATACACTTACAGGTCACGCAATTCTAGCTTAGTATTTCTTTGCCACTGCCATCAGGGTCGGTACTAGGCTATGGAATGCATCACTTATTTCATCTTCTACCTGTCATTTCCTttgcctaatttttttttctcaacgtTGTTTTATGAATGCAGTTCTACGAACAAAGTTCACAAGAGTCCAAGATCATGCTTTTATCAAGGGTCGTTTTTTGGGCATCGGTAAAAACTCAACCTTTCTTGGCTGGTTGgtaatgtcacgccccgatcctcaggcacgtgcacatccttctatttggtcgattttataatgcgatatcccaggactagtatcgccgaccctttctattattaagcacatgcggaagcaattaaaatcccagacaataaaacgatgggatagaaaacggggccatatttttcatattgaaatttataaccaaacttttatacaaaacaaaaaccacttcaaaactattcacatcaaaaagagatctcaaaagaaggtAGACTTTCAGCCCATCCaggccatactcaaggcccctctcaggtttatcttcttcttccaaaaatccttctctttaagtttcacctccgaattctccttctcagactcctcctcatcagctcctcatcggggtcctgaaatgtttttccccaaactgggatgagactacgtctcagcgagttctaccccactaagcccaattagtaaactattatactataggctgcctatacacgcatagggcagaagacgtaccttggcattagatcccacctgcaagtcagtacaattcataataggcactcaagcaatcgtatcaccgatcaaagcatcgatcaaatcgacctagtcgattacaagctgacaagaccactcacggtcattcacattcagtcaatcaattcacaacatcaaatcaaacaatgatcaatcgaccttgtcgattacatgtcaacgaCCATTTCCGgtcattcaagctattgctaTTCGAGTCCCACTCGGcaacattcaatatttcatggctttacggtcccactcgaccacttgcaagattcaatggctttacggtcccactcgaccactttcaagattcaatggctttacggtcccactcgaccgcttgcaagatttaatggctttacggtcccactcgaccgcttgcaagatttaatggctttacggtcccactcgaccgcttgcaagatttaatggctttacggtcccactcgaccccttgcaagatttaatggctttacggtcccactcgaccgcttgcaagatttaatggctttacggtcccactcgaccgcttgcaagatttaatggctttacggtcccactcgaccacttgcaagattcaatggctttacggtcccactcgacccttgcaagatttaatggctttacggtcccactcgaccgcttgcaagatttaatggctttacggtcccactcgaccgcttgcaagatttaatggctttacggtcccactcgaccacttgcaagattcaatggcttctCAATGAAATAGTTAACCACAACcatttaggaatatatcctaaattccacattcaattcaatttggcacaattcaaagctcaaataaataaacagactgcaccacgacaatcagtaCGAGATTTCGATCGTCGGccttcaaaatcttaatttccgaaaaataattaattattaa
Protein-coding regions in this window:
- the LOC104443318 gene encoding LOW QUALITY PROTEIN: methionine aminopeptidase 2B-like (The sequence of the model RefSeq protein was modified relative to this genomic sequence to represent the inferred CDS: inserted 1 base in 1 codon) — its product is MEGENVPVAAVPAEENGVEEATERLDALQTDADDGKDNGEVTKKKKKKNKSKKKKELPQQTNPPSIPVAELFPSGEFPEGEIQQYKDDNLWRVTSEEKRELERLQKPIYNSVRRAAEVHRQVRKYIREILKPGMLMTDLCETLENTVRKLISENGLQAGIAFPTGCSLNWVAAHWTPNTGDKTVLQYDDVMKLDFGTHVDGLIVDCAFTVAFNPMFDPLLEASREATNAGIKESGIDVRLCDVGAAIQEVMESYEVEINGKTFQVKSIQNLNGHSIGPYQIHXGKSVPIVKGGEQTKMEEGEFFAIETFGWTGKGYVREDLECSIYMKNFDVGHVPLRLPRAKQLLATINKNFSTLAFCRRYLDRLGETKYLMALKNLCDAGIVQPCPPLCDVKGSYVSQFEHTILLRPTCKEVISRGDDY